AATAcgataaacataaaaatatttaagaattataaatgtgatgtgtaattatagagaccaaaatgcaaataaaaatatgaaattttttagaaGTAAAACTTCAAATGTAGAGTTTCActcctcaaaacttcaaatttaaagttttgaagtttctttttggagagcaaaaacttcatatttgaagttatagagtgtcttttggagatgctctaagagcTTCCGGATAGATCAATAAAACAAAGGCATTTCCTGAAGATTCTTGAGGATGGTCAATCCACTGTTCTCTCTGCACCATGTTGTGAAGAGTTGATCCTGTTTGGCTCTTAGGAATCTCGATTAGAACAAGCTTGAAGATAGCTATCCAAGTGCCATAAAACTTCCCCCATCATTGGCATATTCATCTGCTAAACACTTGTTACTTAGTCCAACGACTGTAGTTTTCCTTCAGATTTAGGTCTCTGCTTTTGCCAGCTTAAAGCCCATTCCGCAAGGTTGATCTGGTCTTTAGGCAAAGTCGGGTTTATAACAGCTTCAAAAGCATAAACATCCGACTTCTCTGTCAACTGTTGCGTCCTGAAGTATTCTGGATCAAGATACCCTAAACTCCCTTTCACAGCTGTACTGACATGAGTATGGTCCAGCTTTGGACAGCCCAAAATCAGACATCTTTGCCACAAACTTCTCGTCTAGTAATATGATCTCTCTGTGTTTACTGTGTATGATTCCTCTCTCAGAGCCTGTGTGAGTGAAGCTAATGCAGATGAAAGCCAGTGGTGATGAGTCTTTCTCGGTTTTTAAGCCTTCGGTGTTGTTGCTGTTGAGCCAAAACGTTATTCCCATCACTAGGGCCCAATTGCTTGAAGTTGTAATGGTTTCCGGTTTAGGTTTGTTGTCACCGAGTTACTAAGTCTTTCGTGTCTAGAGGCCAGGTCAATTTTAGAGGTCTAAGAGATGGTTCACTTCGGTTTTGGAGTGGATTCATTCTCGTGTGGTTTAAAAAAACATTGTAGCTTGGTCAAGTAGATTCGGTCCATTCAAATGACTAAGGGCAATAATAGATAACTTCAATGTATATGGTTACAAGTCTGTAGGGGTTAGGGAGGTTGTCGTGGGCTCATTTCTAAAGGGTCATAAGCCTTCTGTATCTTTTGTTGGTGAACTGAAAGTTGTTgatgagtttaaaaaaaaatcggattATAAATCACATTTGTAGCTTTCGTCACTATCACTGTTCGCACCAAGTCTTTCATCTTCAACATAAAactttaatttataaagttacCACCTTTGTGCATGACGAAGAAACATCTAATGttagttttagattttagtgTATCTCTGAAAATTATGTTGttttttcgaaaagaaaaaaaaaacgtaatttATTGAAATGAAGGCTTGACGACCTCTAGTTAGCCATTTAACCAATAACTTTTTCAATAAATAACTTATTGATCGACAGTTTATTAATCGATTCAAACCGGATATGGTTTAATAGTTATAAATATTGAtgagaaaaaaagtaaaaattgatTGAATAAAAGAAACCTTAAAGGCAAAAATCGGAGAAACCACCGTTAGCCATTGCCACCTTGGTATTTCTCCTATCTGTCAGCAACGACATATCATCTCAAAACCTTTTAAGTCAATTAGTCAAAGCAAGGTCATCATTCCGACAACAATCCCACAAGATGTCAGGAAGCACGACCTGTAAAATCATCAGACCTCACTAAAACCGTTGAAAAACGTCAGGAAAACCCAACAGGAATCTACAAGACtacaacttttaatatttttggttcACAATGAATAAAACTGTGCACCATTTGCAGTGGCCGAGACATATAAATCTTTATTGGATCAGTTTTATAATAAACATATCTTTATTGGATCAGTggccaaccactcgcccgagaccagcaaataaaaaccaacacaaTTTTTACCCTGAACTCACAGTGGATGCTCTCATTGATCCTCATTCGCGAAATTGGAATATGCAGGTGATTCGGAATCTAGTGGACCCACAGGATGTGAAAATTATCGAAAGTATACCTTTGAGTAGGATCCAGAGGATTGATAGAGATGGTTGGCATTTCACAAACAATGGGAAATATTCggtcaaatcaggatatcaggtagAGCGGGTTTACCCAGATAGAGATAAACCACCAGAAATGTTTGGACCTACAGTGGATGCGTTAAAGTCATTCTGCTGGAAGATTCGATGTCCACCGAAGATGAAACATTTTTTGTGGCAATTGGTGACCGGTTGTATTGCAGTCAAGAAGAATTTACAAGCGCGAGGGATAAATGGTGATTTATGTTGTGCACGATGTGGCGCTGATGAGGAATCAGTtaatcatgtattttttgaatgtcctccagcttACAGGTTTGGGCGCTATccaagataccatcaaatcccgCTATCTTTCCAACAGGAGCTCTTTttacaaacatggatcatcttttttggagaatTTCTCCGCAGCTagatgatcatcagtttgcatggattctatggtatatctggaaaggaaggaataataaagtttttagtaaccTTGATATGGATCCAAGGGAGACGATTAAACTGGCAGAAACAGAGTCCACACTATGGGCTGAGGCGCAGATAGTGAAGGAACAGAGAGCAGGGCCACATGTAGAGGGTTCGGCAGCACCGTTAAACcaaggaagatggtgtttcacagatgggTCCTGGAAGGAGGATAGCGGTTTCTCTGGTCAAGGGTGGTTTAGtactttagaaggttttgaGGGTTTGATGGGAGCAAGGAATGTTAGGGCTAGTCTATCTCCTCtacatgcggagatggaagcattactttgggcaatggagtgtatgaggaacttacgacaatttcaggttacatttgcaacggattgttctcaattggtgaagatggtttcggaaccagaagaatggccagcttttgcaagttatttagaTGATATTAAAgtcctgaaagagagtttttcCCGCTCAGAGATTGTCCATGTGCCAAGAacgcaaaatacaaaggcggatagcctagcacgtAGTGTCAGGAAgcagccgtctttcgtcgttcacatggatcgacatctcccagtttggttcacagagtctgTATGAGTCTGTTTAtgctgatgacaaaaaaaaaaaaaaaaaaaaattaaggttacatatgcaatatttttttctttttgtaaatacatgtaaattatttcatataaaaatcATGTGGATCATGCATGTGACCTTCCTCACAATGAAGAGCCACCTGCCTCTGATCATACCAAACCGTAACCTTAGTCTAGAGGCAGTGAAAAAGGTCACAAACATTAGAAACCCGAAATTAAAATAAAGCcggcaaaaaataataaacacaaTGTTAAGTTAGATAACTTGAACACGTCaaggaaacaaagaaaattGTGTACCGATAAGTAAAACATCACTTTGAAAAATTTATAATGGTACAGTGTGTTGGCCTTTTCCTTTatatatcccactttcaaatttgatatgaaCTAGTTAAATTAGAAGGAAACCTTGTCTAGAATTCTAACTTGATTACAACAATctttacaaatattaaatttaaaaaaaaaacaaaatgaatcCCATTTTAAACATACCAAAAATAAGAAGTGACCATAGTATAAAGGAGTTGATCACTTTTGTGGTTACTTACAAAGTTATATCGGAAGAGTCTCAATTTTTTCATTTGACTTTAATCCAACGAATGTTGTCAATTAAAACATGCATGATTCTCAATAATAATCTAAataatatttcctttttaatcaTTCAATAACCACAacctatttcttatattttaaaggagaaacattgtaataaatgcgttcacactaaacATGACACATGTAGAAGTATTATAATAAATGCGATCACACTAAAATGAACACATGTCACATGTAGAGAACTTCTCAGCCAAActatacataaatatgttcacactatgtattttacgtttttttaaaaaatataaaactcacatgcataGTTCTTCTTTacgttttttattgtttacgaaTCGAGCTGgataaattattcataaatttttatttgattcgtatctgttttgattcgaaccaaaaaattcggatatccattactctacgaagcaaatcaaatacaaaaatgcaatatccgtaaaaaaagcaagcaaatcacaaatatcaatatttatagtaACGTATATCCAAtttgatctgttatatgcatatatatatatatatatatatatttaaagaattatatataagctATATAtcatagtttatataaattttacaatatttttatttttaaataatttcattttaagaattttatttttcatctattattttgaaaaaatgtcatttaatattaattaacaatatctttatatatttatcaaccatctttctatacttttacatacacatacatgtgcacattgacgtgaacaccttataactaagtatttaccacaactgaaatatctaatttttttggaagttaaaatattctttttcttaatgcttctttcactatcgaccaaattgtagtaaataatttgtcttaataattttattttctttttttaactagtatccgtttagaaactataatatgaaaccattggttcgacatcacgactatctaagattcataacatgaaaacaaacaaataatagtaatttttgattatcacaggaaaaaaactcaaaaacatcaaacattttaaccaaacaaaccaaataaatattgatttaaaatgatagttatatttgaggagattaaaaaaaaaaaccaaaccgatatctagattaaacagattaatgtttccttattaaaaaataacaaaactaataatctCATTCTGCGCAAGGCGCGAATTATTACCttgtctatattattaaaactgaagtaccttTGTTTGGAAACTTAGATAGTATATTAAATTaaagttgtttggaaacaaggatggcaaattaatatattttttatttacatatttagtcaCTATATTTCTTTCTCATTTACAAAGTCTGTCGTTTGAAAACTTGGATATCAGATTAAATGAGAACTGTTTGAAAACACAtataacatattaaatattgctttttatttacacatttagccattgcatttctttcttatttacaaatttacCACTTCACTTAAactcaaaaaattaaattaattacaatgaatttttatttatttttgctgaaaataaaaataaaaacaaaaactgtaatatatagtatatattaatatgcAACAATGCAATTTTCAAGAGaaccaaatatcataaaattaataatttatagaaacCTACTGTAAAAacattaaatcatttttaaataaataaacaaaaaaatcaataggttaatatatgaatattacaattacatcaaattgcatcaaattataaaattataaatataatattacgtacagataaaaaattattatcaaatatttatattataatataatatattctactctaaatatattttacaaaacataaaaatataaatagacattttataaaatcaatgattTATTAATTTGCATTGAACGTAAGTTAAATCTAACATCCGCGTAGGAGcacggatcaagatctagttgttattaaaaatattgttgaCTGGAGATTAAAACCTACACAGGACCCCGCCCAGAAACTCCCCGGTCCAGCCTTTGATGCGTTAGTGTCagcctttttcttttttttttttttggtcaaatgtcagcctttttctttatattttcccATTTAGTCTTTAAATTATTCACATGATTTACCATTTCGACATAAATTTTTTTCGGcagtttataaaaatatgaaaactaaatTTAGATGATACAATATGGTTTATaacaattattataaaaatggaTATTATAGACCAAATGTTCAATAGTAGTAAAATGTGAAATaacaaaactatttatataatttggcTAATcaatttcagaatttttttgaataaaattgtATTAGTAATTATACTTGATTAGTTCA
The sequence above is drawn from the Brassica napus cultivar Da-Ae chromosome A8, Da-Ae, whole genome shotgun sequence genome and encodes:
- the LOC106393121 gene encoding probable receptor-like protein kinase At1g30570, whose amino-acid sequence is MGITFWLNSNNTEGLKTEKDSSPLAFICISFTHTGSERGIIHSKHREIILLDEKFVAKITAVKGSLGYLDPEYFRTQQLTEKSDVYAFEAVINPTLPKDQINLAEWALSWQKQRPKSEGKLQSLD